TGCCACTCCGTCATGCCCGCCTACTTGCCTCGACGTAGATGAAAATGCATTTAGCGTCACGGTTGAGCAGGTTTCACATGGGGGAGCGTCGGCCGCAAAGCCGTCCAGCGGCCAGAAGGGCACCATCCCTACCCGCATCATCCAAAGGACCTACGTCCCCACCTGCAGCGGTAATTCGGGTGCTGCTTCGGGGGACTTGTGTCGTTCGGCGGTGGAGAGCTGTCCGGTGGAGGGGGAGGTGCGTTTTTGGGTGTTCACCCGTGAGTTCGACGTGGTGGCCGCTGCGCCGGTGACCGGGTGGAGGCGGGTGGCGGAGCCGTCGACGGTCTGTTTGGGGCCGGAGGATCCGGTGGTCGATCCGGTGGTGGCGATTCCGGCTCTGGTGCAGCGGGAGTTCCGGCGGGTCGTGGTGGTCAAGGGTGTGGCGGAGGTGTCGCCGAGGCCGCAGACGTTGGTGAACATTGCGACGGTGTTCACGACGAGTACGCCGGGCAGCTATGACATTCCGTTGACGTTGTTGGGCCGGTCGGTGGTCATCACGGCGATGGCGCAGCGGTGGACGTGGCATTTCGGGGACGGCGGGTCGGCGGCCACGTCGGTGCAGGGGTCGCAGGGATGGGTGGAGCATGAGTACCGGCGTGCCGGTGACGTGCAGGCGTACGTGGTGATCGACTGGTCCGGTAGCTACCGGGTCGGCGGTGGACCTTCGCGGTCGATCGCGGGTGTGGCGACCACGACGGGTGAGCCGGTGCCGGTGCAGGTCCGGCAGGCCCGCGCCGAGCTGGTGCGCGAGTAGACGGCCGCGTCGCTGGTCTGCCAGTAGCCCGGATGCGCTGGACCGCGGTCAGGTAGACCAGGGCCGTGTGACCCCGGACATGCACCCGGCGACGCAGCCGCCTTCTTCCGTCGACGCTACGACGTCTGGCCGCTTCCCGCGAGCTACCACCGTGATCACGACAACCCGAAGTCGGCTGGATCATGCTTGGAGCTCGCGGGAAGTGCGGACGCGGCCTGGCGATGCGGCGCTGTTGGTGGCTGCTTGTCCACAGCGGCCCTTGCGGCGGGCGATCCGCCGCTACCCTCCCGGTCGTGAGGATCCGGGCCGCTGCTGCCGCGCTCGTCATGTCGACCGCCGTCGTGGCCTGCAGCAGCGATCCTGCGCCCAGTCCGCTGCCGGTGCTGCCGACGTCGTCGCCGACGCCCAGCGCGCTGTCGGTGCCGCCTGAGGCGCTGGCCGAGACACCGCATGGTGCTGCGGCGTTCACCCGGTACTTCTTCGACCTGCTGAACCAGGCTTTTGATAACGCTGACGCCTCTGCGGTTCGGCGCATTAGCGACTCGGCGTGCGGTGGCTGCAACAACCTGATCGAAGCAATCGAACAGGAACCAATTCCAGGTGAACGAGTAGAGGGAGGTGATTTTCAGGTGGTCTTTGCCGAGGCGCCGCCTGTAGAGGACGGTGAAGTCGTCGTTGACCTGCGCTACGCACTGGCGGAGGGTCGTGTCGTCGCTGGTGACGGCCGCATACGCGAAGTCACTCCCGCCAACCCAGGGATAGATGCGCAACTACGGCTCGGGACTGGTCCGGTAGCTACCGGGTCGACGGTGGACCTTCGCGGCTGATCGCCGGTGTGGCGACCACTACGGGTGAGCCGGTGCCGGTGCAGGTCCGGCAGGCCCGGGCCGAGCTGGTCCGCGAGTAGCCGGCCTGCGCCCGAACTGATCCGGGACGAGCCGACCGCGCCGCTGGTCGGCCGTCAGCAGGTCCGCGCCGAGCCGGTCCGCCGGCCGTCGGCGCCACCACGCCGTACGGCCTCCGACCTCTGTCACACCTTGCGCAGCACCGTGACGACCCGACCCAGGATGACGGCGTCGTCGCCAGGGATGGGGGAGTAGGCCTCGTTGTGCGGCATCAGCCAGATGTGGCCGTCGCGCTTCTTGTAGGTCTTGACGGTGGCTTCGCCCTCGATCATCGCCGCGACGATGTCGCCGTTCTCGGCATCGGGCTGCTGCCGGACCACCACCCAGTCGCCGTCGGCGATCGCTGCGTCGACCATCGAGTCACCGATCACCTTGAGCATGAACAGCGTGCCGGTGCCGACCAGCTCGCGAGGCAGCGGGAAGACGTCCTCGACGGCCTGCTCGGCCAGGACCGGGCCGCCGGCGGCGATCCGGCCGATGACCGGGACGTACGCGGGGACCGGGTGGGCGGCCCGCGCGGCGGCCTCGTCCTGCAGCTGGTTGGCGGCTGCCGTCTCGCCGGGCAGCCGCACGTCGACGGCGCGCGGACGGGACGGGTCGCGGCGCAGGAAGCCCTTCTTCTGCAGCATGGCCAGCTGGTGCGACACGCTGCTGGTGCTCGCGAGGCCGACCGCCTCACCGATCTCCCGCACGGTGGGCGGATAGCCGCGGCGCTCGACGGAGTCGCGGATCACCTCGAGCACCTTGCGCTGCCTCGGGGTCAGCCCCGCCTCGTCCGGCGGGCCGTCGGGAAGGTCGCGGACCACGCCGCCGTCGTTCGCGGCTGCCTGCTTGCGCGCCATGGGATCTCCGTCTGCTCGTGGGCCTCGCCGCCCGGGTGACGGTTGGGACGTTAACCCTCCCGAGGTCACGAATCAAACACGTGTTCGAGCGTGTCTGGTCTTTTGTCGGAGCACCTGGGTATGGTGCCGCTCAGACGTTCGAATCGAACACCTGTTCAGTCTCGATACCCGGGGAGCCCTGATGACGCCCACCACCTCCGCCCACAGCCTCCGCCTCACCCGCCGGGGCCGCGCGCTGCTCGTCCTGCTGCTGGCCGGGCTGTTGCTCGCCGCCTTCTCCCTCGGCTCGCAGGCCAGCCAGGCCTCGGACGTCGTGGCGGGTGGCGTCGACGACCGGTTCGAGCAGACGACGGTCCAGCCGGGTGAGTCCCTGTGGTCGGTCGCTCAGCGCATCGCGCCGGATCACGACCCGCGGGAGGTCGTGACCCAGATCCGGCGGCTGAACGACCTGTCGAGTTCGCAGCTCCAGGTGGGCCAGCACCTGCTCCTGCCAACTGCCGGCTGAGCGGGACGAACGATCTTGCGCCGGGTGCTACTGCTTGACCGCGCTGAGCAGCTTCAGCGTCTCCTCGAGCAGGAGGTCACCGGTGCAGCGATCGATGGCGTAGCTGTCCTCGTAGTTGACGAAGAAGTAGCCGCCGGCGAAGAAGCCGAGCCCCTGCTGGCCCACCGGGTGGATCTCGAACGATTGCGGCATGTAGCCGAGTGCGTCGTTGGTCTGCGCCAGTGGGAAGGTAATCCTACCGGTGTTCTTCTCCTTGACGGTGTTCGTGTAGTTGGCGAACACCTCGCCGGGCGCCGCGGTCAGCACGATGTCGTTGCCGATCCGGGCGGCGCTCACTGGCAGCTCCACCGACTGCGGCGACGCCGACAGGCACGGCGCCTCGGCACTTTCCCCGACGCTGACGACGGCCGGCGTCGTGCTGAACTTGCGGTCGAACAGACCCGGCGTCCCCAGCGCCGTCAGCGGGACGTTCGTCAGCGCCGAGGTGGTCGTCGTCTGCGTGACCTTGACCGTCGTGTCGTCCACCTGTCGACCGGAGCCGACAGGCGGGACGAGGTTTGCCAGGTTGGTGCCCATGGTCCGGCCGCCGGCGTTGGACAGGTTGCCCAGGCCGGTCATGAAGTGCAGGCCGATCCCGCCGAAGCGCTCCTCGAGCCGCTTCTCGAACTGGCCGGGCCAGTCGGGGTGCGCGATGCCATCGTTGGTGCCCCACGAGGTGGGGTGCGCGGCGTAGGCGCCGAGGGTGGCGATGACCCGCGGTGTGGCCGGCTCCGTCGGCTCGGTGGACGGAGTCGGGGAGGGCTCGTCCTTCCCGCGCGGCGCCCCGTCGCTGCGACCTGGTGCGGCCGGCCCAGCGGCCGGCCCAGCGGTCGGCCCCCCAGCGGTCGGCCCCCCGGCGATCGGCCCCCCGGTCGTCGTGTCATCCCCGGCCGCCGTGTCGTCCGCGGTCGCCGGGCTCGACACGGCCACCGCCCGCAGCCAGCTGAGCTGCGCCTCCTCTGCCGCCCGGTAGGTGTCCCGCCGCTCGGAGTTGAAGGCGCGCGCCTCCTGCTCGCCCGCCTCGAGCGTGGCGGGCTCCATCGTGATGACGGCCTGCTTGGCTGTGGCCTTGATGGCTTCGGTGACCTGGGCCATGTACCAGTTCGGGACGAAGCCCCAGCCGCCGATGAAGTCCGGGGCGGCGTGCGAGTGGGTGGCGTGCAGGATGTGTGAGGCGGCGGTGACGCCGCGCTGCTTCAGCTCCGGGTCCGCGGCCAAGGCCGCGTTGATCTGCTTCGCGCCGCAGTCGGTGCACTTCCTCTCGTAGTCCCACAGCCAGCCCTCACCGTCGAGGACGGTGGTGACGAGGGTCTGCGTCCCATCGCTGAAGGCCATGCTGCGTACCCAGAGCCCGTACTCCTCGTCGAAGGCCCGTACCGGGTTCACCGGGCCGAGGCTGAAGCCCCCCTGGTAGATGCAGTCCGGGTTCTCCGGCCACACCGAGCCGGGATTGGCGATGCCGTCGAGGGCATTGACAGCAGCGGTCGGCAGGTCCTGGAACCACGCCGGCTGGGTGGTCTTGCACGCGGCCGGGTCGGTCTCCCAGCGCGCGTCCGGGAAGCCCTTGCCCTGCATGAGTTCCGGCTGCGGGAGCATCGAGGTCTTGGCCGCACCGACGAGCAGCTGGCCCGCCCCCAGCGCCGCAAGATCGACACCGGCGCTCGCCGCCGCGACCGCGTCGGATTCCTCCCCGCCGGATTCCTCCCCGACGGGATCCGACTGCGACACCGCGCCGGCCGTCGGCAGCGACGGGACCGGGACCGGGACGATGCCGATGCCGGCCCAGGCCGCGGAGACCATGAGCGTGCCGGTGAGACCGGCGAGCAGGGTGGAACGGACGACGGTGCGCATACGGGCTCCAGGCTCGGTGGGTTGCTGTCGTGGTGTTCGCCGCCGCCGCGGGCCGCCCTGCTGGGCGGGGTCCGACGTCGGTGCGGCCGGGTTGTGGCAGGCCACTACTGCAGCCTCAACTCGCGCGCGTTCGTCTCGCCGTACTCGTCCCGGACGGCACCCGCGGCCACCGAGGCGGAGTCTCCGTCGGTGAGCGCGGTCCGGGCGAACCAGCGGCCGGCGACAAGCTCGGCCCGCACCTGCTCGACGGTGCCGTCGGCGCGTGTGACGGACACGAGCGCGGACACGGGTGAGCCGGTGGCCGCCCACGGCCGGAACGAGCAGGTCCGGCAGAACGCGCTCCTGCCGCCGTTGTCACCGTCGTCGCGGATCGTCCGGAAGACCGACCCGTAGCTTCGTGGATAGCGGCTGTCCGGCACCACGAACGAGACGTCACCCGCGGCGTCCACCTGCCCGTCCGTCACCTGTACACCCGTCCACGGCGTCACCCGGAACGGCTCCGAGCTGAGCGAGTACGGCGCATCCGCTCCGGTCGTACGGGAGAGGCCGTCGACGACGAACCGGTAGCTCCCCGTCGGCGTCGACCCGAGCCGGGCCGGGAACGCGTCGTACGCCTCGAAGCCTGCGGTCCACAGCCACTCCTGTTGCCCGGTGTGGGCGTCGGCAATGCCCTGTACCCCTCGTGGGAAGGCGACCTGGGTCTGCACTTCGCCGGTCATGTCCGCGAAGGCCTCCCACTGGCCGCCGACCTGCCGCTCCACGCGCACGACCGGGTTGTCGACAGCGTTGCTGCCGCCGCGCCAGGTGAACGTCGCCGCGTCGAAGCGGGAGATGTCCTTCGGTTGCTGCACCGGCTCGACCGGCCCGACGTCTGCCGGGAGCGAGGCGCGCCAGGCGTCGTAGGCAGGGCCGGAGATCTTGCCGATCGCCCTGGCCAGCGACTCCTGCCGAGCCTCGTCGGCCTGCGCGGTCGCGTCGTGCAGCTCGGGCGCCAGCTCCGGACCGCCCTTGAGGGAGCTGGCCATCCGGACCAGCCGGGTCGCCATGTAATCCGCGGTGTGCGGTCCGTACGCGGTCAGCGCCTTGCGGTAGTGGTCGCGGCTCTGGTACTCGCGATAGGAGACGGTGTAGCCGTTGTAGTCGCCGGCGTGGCCGATGCCGACCGGCAGCGCGAAGCCGCGCTCAGCCGGCAGCTCCTGCTTCGTGAAGTTGCCCAGGATCTGCGCGGGATCGGCCGGCTCGCTCGTCGCCCGGTCGAGGTTCTCCGGCGCGTCCCAACCCGCGGCGTCGTTGTGCACCTGGGCCTTCATCCGTACGACCGCTGGGTCGTCCATCGGCTTGCCGCCGCAGGTCGTCCGGCCGTCGTCGGGGCACCAGTCGTAGCCGTCGAAGATGTCGCCCTCGACGTCGTTGGCGCGGCTCTCCAGGTTGAGGATCAGGTCGACCTGCGCCTCGCAGGCGCAGGACGCGAGCAGCACCTCGCCGAAGCGGAACACCTGCAGCTTCATGCGGGTGTTCTCCTCGACAGCGGGGTAGCCCGGGGCGCCGTAGCTGTCCGGCACGGGGACGCCGTGCAGCTCGAGGTTGTTGACGACCGGGTTCTCCGACGTCGGGCTGCCGGCTCGCTCGCAGTCCGGCGCGACGCCGACGCCGGGATTGCCCTCGACCGTCGGCTCCGTCCGGCAGTTCCCGACGGACGGGTACGGGTGTGACAGCGGCCCGGGGACCCAGGCGGTGAGCGCCTGCACCTCGAAGCTGCTCGACCACGGCACCTGCGCGGCATCGCTGTCCGCCAGTTCGAAGCCCTCGACGACGGCGTCGGCCATCAGCTTGGCGCCGCGCTCCATCTGCGCGTAGTCGGCGTGCGCGAAGGCGCGCAGCGTCCCGTCCGGCAGCTCCTCGAACGTGTCCGGCCGCTCGTACGGCCCCTCGGCCGAGCCGACGTCCCCCTGGCTGAACACCAGCGGCGCGCCGACCTCGCGCTCGACGAATCGCTCCAGCGGGCCGAGGAAGTCCGAGGTGGTCAGGCCGTAGCCGTCCAGGCTCTCGGGGTGCTCGCCGAAGTTCATCCACACCGCGATCGGGGCGCCGGGGCGCAACCGGCCGCTCTCGCCGGCGGGCACCAGCGCGTCGAAGCGCATCACGACGAGGCCGAGGTCGCCGAACTCGCGCGGATAGCCGGCGGGGGAGCCGTCGTCGGCGGTGGCCGGCCCGACGACGTTGGCCTTCATCGCGCTGAACGGCACCGTCGTGGCGGCCATCCGGGCGGGCTGCAGGTCGGCCTCGGCCGCGACGACCGCGTCGCGGATGGCCCGCGCCTGGTACTCGAACATGCGCTGGTCGACGACGTCCTGGAAGATGAACACGCCCGGCGAGGTCGTCGTGTAGTACGGCGACGAGTGGTTGTGCGTGGCCATGTGCAGGATGTCGTCGTAGCCGACGCCGCTGCCGGACTCGGCGAGCAGCTGACCGGCCCGGCGCAGCAGCAGGTCCTGGGCCAGGTAGTTGTCGCTCTTGAGCAGGGCCACCCGGCGGCCGTCCAGCGCCTCGACGACGATCGCCCGTACGGACAGCCGCGAGTGCGTGCCGTAGCTCTTCTCCTTGATGCGGGAGTGGGCGTGCGGGTCGACCTCACCGCCGCCGGCGAGGTTCTCGGCCAGCGAGCTGTTCTCCGCGGAGTACTGCCCGGCCGCGGCACCGACGTTCCAGGTGGCGTCCGCGACGCCGTATCCGGCGCGGATGATGGGTTCGAGCGCAGGCGGGCCCTTGATCGCGGCGACGGCCGGTACGGCCCCGGCGACGAGGGCGACGGCGGACAGGACGGCGGGCAGACGGCGCAGGCGCATGCTGAGGACTTCGACGTCGTGCGCGTGACCTCCCGTCGGACGTCCTACGAAGTGGCGGCCGCCCGGTTGTGACGTGTCACGACTGGCCGCGCAGCACCAGCACCTGCGCGGTCTCCTGCGCCGGTCGCGGCGTAGATGCTGCCGGCCCGGTGCTCCGGCCGGCCGGTCCGGACCACGCCGGCGTGGTGCCGGCGGGGACCCGGAATCTCAGCACCTTCGTTGTGACGGCTCACGAGCCCGCGGGCCGCGTAGGGCAGAGTGCATCCCGTGCCGAAGGGGTTGTACGAGCGGGTGCAGCAGCGGCTGCCCCTGCTCGCCCGCCGGATGATCGCCACCTTTCTGGAAGAGATCCCGCTCTACGCGCTCCTGCCGCGCGAGCAGCTCGAGGGTGAGGTGCTCGCGATCTGCGAGGACAACCTGCGGATCTTCTTCGCCACCCTCATCGAGGACCGGCCGCCGACCGACGACGAGCTCGGCGAGCCGCGTGCCTCGGCGGCTCGCCGTGCGCAGGAGCGGGTGCCGCTCGCCTCGGTCCTGACGGCCTATCACGTCGGCGGCCGCATCGGCTGGGACGAGCTGGTCGCGCAGGCCCGCCCGGAGGAGACGCCGGAATTGCTGGCGGCAGCCGACCGGGTGCAGCGCTACATCCAGGCGGTGACGGCCGTGGTCGCCACCTCGTACCTGCAGGAGCAGCAGGCGATCATCGGCGAGGAGGGCGACGCGCTGCGGGCGCTCGTCGCGGCGCTGCTGGCCGGTGAGCCCGCGGAGGTGCTGGCCGAGCGGGTCGGGCGCCGGCTCGCCGGCAGCTGGGTCGTGCTCGCGCTCGACCTGGGCGTGCACCCGGACGAGAAGACGGCCGGCGCCGTGGCGGCACGGCGCAAGGTGCGGCGGGTGCAGGCCGAGCTCGACGAGCAGGCGGGCGAGCGCGTGCTCGGCCGGTTGGACGCCGCCGGCGGCCTGGTGCTGCTGCCGAACCTGCCGCGGTGGCGCGATCAGTTGCCGGAGCTGGTCCGCCGGCTGCAGGTGGCGGCCGGCACCCGGGTGCGGGTCGCCGCCGCCGAGGCCGCCGCGACCGGCGACCTGGCCGCGGCGGGGACGCTGTCCAGCGACGTGCTGCGCCTGGCCGGTACCGAGCCCGGGCTGTATGAGCTGCGTGACGTGCTGCTGGACTACCAGCTGAGTCGCCCCAGCCCGGCGCAGCCGCAGCTGGCGGGGCTGGTCGACCCCCTCGAGCGCTTCCCGGACCTGATGACGACGCTCGAGGTGTACCTCGACCAGGACCTCGACCGGCGGCGTGCGGCCGCGGCGCTGCACGTGCACCCGAACACGCTCGACTACCGGCTCAAGCGGATCGTCGAGCTGACCGGCCTGGAGCCGGGCACGACCCTCGGGCTGCAGCTGCTCGCCGGAGCCCTCGCGGTGCGCCGGCTCGCGGCCCGCTGACCGCCGGCTGGCTACCGGCTGACCGCCGGCTGGCCACTTGATGATCCACGTGAGGTTGCAGGTGGATCCGAGCTGCGGAGCCACCTCGAACCTCGCGTGGATCAAGGACGTGCGGCCGAGACAGGCGTGCGAAGGGGACGCGGTCGCGCAGCGGTGTTGTGACGGCTCACAGCACGGACCGCCAAGCTTCGGAGCCGGACCTGCAGGGGTGGCGTGCGTACGTGCCGAAGTCCGCCGGCATGAGACGTCGCGCGGTCCTCGCCACCCTTGCCCTGCTCGTCGGTCTGGTGCCCTTCCTCGGCACGGCCCAGGCTGATCCGCCCACCCACGAGCAGGGCTACATCCCGGTCGCCGTCGGCACCACGGACGAGGCGCTGCTGCACTACAAGGTGATGCTCCCGGCGGGCCCGATGCCCGCGGGCGGCTACCCGACCGTCATCGACTACTCCGGCTACGTCCCGGCGATCAACGTCTACGACGGCCTCGATGACCGCTTCATCGACCAGGGCTACGCCGTGGTCGGGCTCAACATCCGCGGTAGCGCGTGCAGCAGCGGCTACTTCGACTACTTCGAGCCCCGCCAGGCCCTGGATGGCGTCGAGGCGATCGACTGGCTGGCCGAGCAGGACTGGTCGAACGGCACGTTCGCCATGGTCGGCAAGAGCTACCCCGGCATCACGCAGCTGTTCGTCGCCGGCGCTCAGCCGGTGGACCGCGTGACGCCGCTGGTGCCGGTCCCGGAGCCGGGCGAGACGCGCACCCAGGCGTGGATCGACCAGGTCCTGGAGGACCATCTCGCCGCGATCGTCCCCGGTCACGTCTTCGCCGACCTCTACCGCGACGTCCCGTACCCGGGCGGGATCCAGAACGTCACCTTCGCCGGTGGCTGGTCGGCCCAGCGCGTCTACGAGGGGTACGCGGCCGGCCCGGAGGCGTACGCCGGCGGCACGGTGGACGAGCAGTGCCTGATCAATCAGGCGCAGCACGCGGCCAACGGGCCGTTCAACCCGTTCGTGCAGGCGCTGCAGCCGCAGAACAACTTCGACAACGAGTTCTTTCAGGAGCGCTCGCCGTTCTGGTTCGCCCACGAGATCGAGACCCCGACGTTCCTGATCGAGGCGTGGCAGGACGAGCAGGTCGGGTCCCGCGCCACGCACCTGCTCGAGCGGCTGCCGGCCACCACGCCGTGGAAGTTCCTCGGCACCAACGGCGATCACGGCGAGTACTACGGGCCCGACGTCCTCCCGCACATCTACCGGTTCCTCGACTACTACCTGCGCGGCGTCGTGCCGGCCGGCGACGAGCGCGAGATCACCGAGACCAGCACGACCACGAAGCCCCAGCTGCTGCCGAACGGCATGCCGCACCCGGTCAAGACGGTGGAGACCACCGAGACCACGACGCGACCGGAGACCTTCCAGGAGGCCCTCGCCCGCTTCGAGGCCGAGGACGACGTCGTCGTCAACTGGGAGGTCGACGCGAAGCGCAACGCGCGCTGGACCGACACCTACGACACCTGGCCGCCCACCGGCCTGACCGCCGACCGGCTGTACGCCACGGCCGACGGCGCCCTCACGCCCACCGCGCCCGCCGAGGCCGGCAGCGTCAGCTACCTCTACGCCCCTGAGGTCGGCTCGCAGGAGCGTGGCGGCTACGACGTCGCCGGTGAGCCCGCGGCGAGCTGGGACGACCGGCCGCCGGCCGGCACCTCCGCCTCGTTCACCACCGCACCGCTGTCGGAGGACAAGGTCATCCTCGGCTCCGCCAGCCTGGACGTGTTCCTGTCGTCCACCGCCCCCGACACCGACCTGGAGGTCACGCTGTCCGAGCTCCGCCCGGACGGCAAGGAGGTCTTCGTCCAGCAGGGCTGGCTGCGGGCCGGCCACGCGGCGCTGAACGAGGAGCTGTCCACCCCGACCCGGCCGTTCCAGACGCACGAGGTGACAGATGTCCGGCCGCTGGTGCCAGGCGTCGCCACCCCGATGCGGGTGGAGATCTTCCCCTTCGGCCACGTCTTCCGCGCCGGATCGCAGATCCGGGTCACGGTCGCGGCGCCGCACGTGCACCCCGACCTGTGGGGCTTCACCGCGCTGCCGACGATCGCGCAGAACACCGTGCACACCGGCGGCGCGACGCCGTCCTCGCTCGTGCTGCCGCTGCTGCCGGCCCAGCCGGTCCCGGCGGGCGTGCCGGCCTGCGGTGACATCCGCCGGCTGCGCAACCAGCCGTGCCGGGACCTCGCGTGAGGCGCCTGTCGCTGCTGCTCGCGACGGGTCTGCTGGCGGGCACGGGGGCCGTCGCGATCGCCGACGTCGAGCCGCCGGTCCTGCACGCCCAGCAGCAGCGGGGCACCGCCGTGACCTCGCCGCTGCCGGCGGTCACGCCCATGGCGAAGACCGTGGACGGGCAGACCGACGACTGGGTCGGCGAGGCTGCCGGCTTCAGCGGCCTGTCGGCCTACAGCGCCGGTGAGCTGGTGCACGCCGACTACCTGTTCGACGCGTTCGGCGCCGACGACGGCGACGACACCGAGCGGGTCGCCCGCAACGACGCGCTGGAGGAGGCGCACCCGGGCTTCTACCGGCTCGAGCCCACCTACCAGTACGACATCGGCGGCCAGGTCGGCGCACCGACCGACGAGGTGGGTCTGGCCGGCGAGACCGTCTACGGCGACGCCCAGGACACCGATGGCGGCGGCCACGTCGCCGCAGCCGACCTGCGCGAGGTGCGCGTCGCCGCTGACGACACGACGGTGCACCTGCTCGTACGCACCACCACGATGACGGCCACGCGGTCCGCCGGCGTCGTGGTGCTGGCCGACACCGTCGAGGGCAGCCCGACCTACGACGTGCCGTTCGGCAGCGGGCTGCGCACCGACCGTGCCGACGTCGCGCTGCTCATCGCCCGGACCGGTGGCGTGGCGGTCGATCTCGCGACCGACACCCGGACGACGTTCCCGGTCGGGGCCGACGACACCGGCAACGTGCTCGAGGCGGGCATTGCGCGCGAGCTGGTCGCGACGCCTGCGAAGCAGCTGCCGCCGCAGGCTCGCGGCAAGGCCAAGGTGCACCAGCCAAAGCTGCAGCTCGCGCTGGCCGCCGGCGTCTCCGACGGCGGGGAAGGTCTTGTCGACCTGAAGAGCGACACGACAGACGTCGTGAACGTGGCCAACGTCGCCTTCCGCCCCGACGAGCCGGTGCGCATCCGGTTCGACAAGCGGCAGGCCTTCGCGCTGGCCGACGCCACGATCGACCCGTTCTTCGTCGACGTGGACCTGCCCGGCCTGGTCGACGGTCGGACCGAGTCGTTGCGACCGGGCCCGGGCTACCACGAGCGGCAGTTCGAGTCCTCCGAGTCGATCAGCAACGAGGGCGATCGCGACGGGATCTGGCAGCCGTACGGCGTCTACGTCCCGAACTCCTACGACGGAGCGACGCCGACCCGCGCGACCTACTGGATGCACTGGCGCGGCGGCGACACCCATGACGCGGCCGTCGTCTCGCCGCGCACGATGCGCGACTTCGGCGAGGACGTCGACGGTCTGGTCATCGCCCCGCGCGGCCGCGGCACCGCGTCCTGGTACCTCGGCAAGGCGCAGGTCGACTTCCGCGAGGTGTGGGACGACGCGCTGTCGACCTTCGCCGTGGACGAGGATCGGGTCTACGTGACCGGCCACTCGATGGGCGGCTGGGCGTCGTACCTGCTGTCGATCCTCTATCCGGACCGGTTCGCCGCGGCGCTGCCCTACGCCGGCGTCCCGACGCAGGGCCTGTGGGCCGGCTGCGAGTTCAACGACAACTGCTGGCAGGGCACCAACGGCGGCAACGCCAAGAACCAGTGGACGACCCCGCTGCTGGAGAACCTGCGCAACGTCCCGATCGCGATCAGCCACGGTGCGCTCGACGAGCTGGTGCCGGTCTCCGGTGTCACCCGGCAGGCGGAGAAGCTCGCGACGCTGGGCTATCAGTACCGCTACTACCTGTTCCCGACCTACGAGCACTACAGCCACCCGATCCACGACGAGTGGGCCGAGGGCGCGCGCTACGCCTCGCAGTTCATCCGCGACGAGAACCCGGCGCGGGTGACCTACCTGCGGTCGATGCCGTTCGAGCGCACCGTCGAGACCGGCCCGGACCAGGGGCGGCCGTACGCAGGGCTGTCCTTCGACTTCGACTCGGCCTACTGGATGAGCGGTCTGCAGCCGGTCGACGCCGAGCGCGGGGTCGCGAAGGTCGACGCGGTCTCGCTCGCCAAGCCGGCGGCTCCGGCGCTGACGGTGCCGGAGGCCGGCGGACCCGCGGCGCTCGGGCAGCTCGGGCCCTA
This window of the Mycobacteriales bacterium genome carries:
- a CDS encoding prolyl oligopeptidase family serine peptidase — encoded protein: MRRLSLLLATGLLAGTGAVAIADVEPPVLHAQQQRGTAVTSPLPAVTPMAKTVDGQTDDWVGEAAGFSGLSAYSAGELVHADYLFDAFGADDGDDTERVARNDALEEAHPGFYRLEPTYQYDIGGQVGAPTDEVGLAGETVYGDAQDTDGGGHVAAADLREVRVAADDTTVHLLVRTTTMTATRSAGVVVLADTVEGSPTYDVPFGSGLRTDRADVALLIARTGGVAVDLATDTRTTFPVGADDTGNVLEAGIARELVATPAKQLPPQARGKAKVHQPKLQLALAAGVSDGGEGLVDLKSDTTDVVNVANVAFRPDEPVRIRFDKRQAFALADATIDPFFVDVDLPGLVDGRTESLRPGPGYHERQFESSESISNEGDRDGIWQPYGVYVPNSYDGATPTRATYWMHWRGGDTHDAAVVSPRTMRDFGEDVDGLVIAPRGRGTASWYLGKAQVDFREVWDDALSTFAVDEDRVYVTGHSMGGWASYLLSILYPDRFAAALPYAGVPTQGLWAGCEFNDNCWQGTNGGNAKNQWTTPLLENLRNVPIAISHGALDELVPVSGVTRQAEKLATLGYQYRYYLFPTYEHYSHPIHDEWAEGARYASQFIRDENPARVTYLRSMPFERTVETGPDQGRPYAGLSFDFDSAYWMSGLQPVDAERGVAKVDAVSLAKPAAPALTVPEAGGPAALGQLGPYAMQGLRWQADPLGAAPDAVNGFTATLTGASAVGFDLARMSISTVEPVTGTVTTDAPLTLSLIGEWTSLPTVSGATGAVLIDGVLTVSLPAGTSTLTVG